One Deltaproteobacteria bacterium DNA window includes the following coding sequences:
- a CDS encoding efflux RND transporter periplasmic adaptor subunit, with protein sequence MKGNLTCVSVLMGLVLGVSLAACKGEPEKKQVRSDPVPVSFGKVRRIQERETITVSGSINAPNSPASASFLVSGRVVFAGPREGEYVSRGQMLARIDPTDYQHTVQGAEAQSAAADAALEKAMNPARPEQLEQARITFERAEDEYRRMKMLYESKSLAPNDFLKYKAVYESARQQYEQAKAGGQKEDREQAKAASRQAVANLQIARKALSDTTLFAPISGYIAKRYIEVGDTSSPARPAFEIVQLDPVEVTVGVPETDIHRVRIGQKAEIRIPAQPEKTFDGTIRVLNVSADPNTRTYMARIHVPNPHRFLRLGMIAEATIRGDRTAALMTVPGNSVVRDPQGATRVFVYYPDQGRVYAKRVETGSGVGKDLVIKSGLSGDERIVLAGQAKLEDGLAVTATGQEERR encoded by the coding sequence ATGAAGGGCAACCTCACATGCGTGTCCGTGTTGATGGGTCTGGTTCTGGGAGTGTCCCTGGCCGCCTGCAAGGGTGAGCCGGAGAAGAAGCAGGTGCGGAGCGATCCGGTCCCGGTGTCGTTCGGGAAGGTCCGGCGGATCCAGGAACGGGAAACGATCACGGTGAGCGGAAGCATCAACGCGCCGAATTCGCCGGCGAGCGCCTCCTTTCTCGTTTCGGGAAGGGTCGTCTTCGCCGGGCCTCGCGAAGGGGAATACGTGAGCCGTGGGCAGATGCTGGCGCGGATCGACCCTACGGACTACCAGCATACCGTGCAGGGCGCCGAGGCGCAGAGCGCCGCCGCGGACGCAGCGCTGGAGAAGGCGATGAATCCGGCGCGGCCGGAACAGCTGGAGCAGGCTCGCATCACGTTCGAGCGGGCCGAGGACGAATACCGGCGCATGAAGATGCTGTACGAGTCGAAGAGCCTCGCGCCGAACGATTTCCTGAAATACAAGGCGGTTTACGAGTCCGCCCGGCAGCAGTACGAGCAGGCGAAGGCAGGGGGCCAGAAGGAAGACAGGGAGCAGGCCAAGGCCGCCTCCCGTCAGGCCGTCGCCAACCTGCAGATCGCAAGAAAGGCGCTCTCCGATACGACGTTGTTCGCCCCCATCAGCGGATACATCGCGAAACGGTACATCGAGGTCGGCGATACCTCCTCTCCGGCACGCCCCGCCTTCGAGATCGTACAGCTGGATCCCGTGGAGGTGACCGTCGGCGTTCCGGAAACCGATATCCACCGTGTCCGGATCGGGCAGAAGGCGGAGATCCGGATTCCCGCGCAGCCCGAGAAGACGTTTGACGGCACCATCCGCGTCCTCAACGTTTCCGCGGACCCGAATACGCGCACCTACATGGCGAGGATCCACGTTCCCAATCCCCATCGCTTCCTGCGACTCGGGATGATCGCGGAAGCGACCATTCGCGGGGACCGGACCGCCGCCCTGATGACGGTGCCCGGCAATTCGGTGGTCCGGGATCCCCAGGGCGCAACCCGGGTATTCGTCTACTACCCCGACCAGGGACGCGTTTACGCGAAGCGGGTGGAGACCGGTTCCGGGGTCGGCAAGGATCTCGTGATCAAGAGCGGACTATCCGGAGACGAGCGGATCGTCCTTGCCGGGCAGGCCAAGCTCGAAGACGGCCTGGCCGTTACAGCGACCGGGCAGGAGGAGCGCCGATGA
- a CDS encoding PA2779 family protein: MTSIRRTGWFLALAVALSCWMGALGSLRGVAEAGVIASRVEGADLRAADIAKVQTFLERKIVAQKLVDYGVSPEEATAKVLSMEGKELHRLAALTDRAASGSDSGADAVVGLAVLLLLILLILWLMNKKVVIR; encoded by the coding sequence ATGACATCGATTCGCAGGACCGGGTGGTTCCTCGCGCTTGCCGTTGCGCTTTCGTGCTGGATGGGGGCGTTGGGTTCCCTCCGTGGGGTGGCCGAAGCCGGCGTGATCGCCTCCCGCGTCGAGGGAGCGGACCTCCGGGCGGCGGACATCGCCAAGGTCCAGACGTTCCTGGAGCGGAAGATCGTCGCGCAGAAGCTGGTGGACTACGGCGTCTCGCCGGAAGAGGCGACGGCGAAGGTCCTTTCGATGGAAGGGAAGGAGCTGCACCGGCTCGCCGCGCTGACGGACCGGGCGGCCTCGGGGTCGGACAGCGGGGCGGACGCCGTGGTCGGACTGGCGGTCCTGCTCCTGCTGATTCTCCTCATCCTGTGGCTCATGAACAAGAAAGTCGTCATCCGGTGA
- a CDS encoding sigma 54-interacting transcriptional regulator produces the protein MLNRDEFLREMTLRICSSLEIKETLRNAFEYLREHFPLDGLILFIIDERMGAVRHIAHAFNEGIVPPDEIVPLPKGMLEKIAARKFSAPFTADADEDEIFRYFAPLVGLEGNTDLIVPLRMNGTLLGGLSLRVRGARRYTEEQTEFLGSIAKPFALALANALAHEEVLRYQAILLDDKRFLSRELHRGAAGDVIGGETGLRKVMEMVRQVAPLNNTVLLLGETGTRKEMIADAIHFSSPRKDGPFIKVNCGALPENLIDSELFGHEKGAFTGAVAESRGRFERADGGTIFLDEIGELSPTAQVRLLRVLQDREVERVGGKRPIPVDIRVIAATHRDLQSMTTEGGFREDLWYRLSGFPIPVPPVRQRKSDIPALTRHFVMVKSREFGIAVPPSIAPGALLRLMEYDWPGNVRELENMVERELIRHRGGPLTFETMLPREEGRTEAVSAGIAHPHPPLKLDEAMAAHISEVLKLAKGKIHGPGGAAELLGVNPTTLRTRMDQLGIQYRRRDRRTN, from the coding sequence ATGCTGAACCGCGACGAATTCCTCCGGGAGATGACCCTCCGGATCTGCAGCAGCCTGGAGATCAAGGAAACGTTGCGCAATGCGTTCGAGTACCTGAGGGAGCATTTTCCGCTCGACGGGCTGATCCTCTTCATCATCGACGAACGAATGGGCGCGGTCCGGCACATCGCCCATGCTTTCAACGAAGGAATCGTTCCTCCGGACGAGATCGTTCCTCTGCCGAAGGGGATGCTGGAGAAGATCGCGGCGCGGAAATTTTCCGCGCCCTTCACCGCGGACGCGGATGAGGACGAGATCTTCCGCTACTTCGCTCCCCTGGTGGGGCTCGAGGGGAACACGGACCTGATCGTCCCCTTGCGCATGAACGGGACGTTGCTCGGCGGCCTGTCCCTGCGCGTTCGGGGGGCGAGGCGGTACACAGAGGAACAGACCGAGTTCCTCGGTTCCATCGCGAAGCCGTTCGCGCTCGCCCTGGCCAACGCTCTCGCCCACGAGGAGGTGCTCCGATACCAGGCCATCCTCCTGGACGACAAGCGATTCCTGAGCCGGGAGTTGCACCGTGGCGCCGCGGGCGATGTGATCGGCGGAGAGACGGGACTCCGCAAGGTGATGGAAATGGTGCGCCAGGTGGCGCCGCTCAACAACACGGTGCTCCTTCTCGGCGAGACCGGGACCCGCAAGGAAATGATCGCTGACGCGATCCACTTCTCCTCGCCGCGCAAGGACGGTCCATTCATCAAGGTGAACTGCGGCGCCCTGCCGGAGAACCTGATCGACAGCGAGTTGTTCGGCCACGAAAAGGGGGCATTTACCGGTGCGGTCGCCGAGAGCAGGGGACGTTTCGAGCGGGCCGACGGAGGAACCATATTCCTGGACGAGATCGGCGAATTGTCACCGACCGCGCAGGTGCGGCTCCTTCGGGTGCTGCAGGATCGCGAGGTCGAGCGGGTCGGTGGAAAGCGCCCGATTCCCGTCGACATCCGCGTGATCGCGGCGACGCACCGCGATCTGCAAAGCATGACGACGGAAGGCGGCTTCCGGGAGGACCTCTGGTATCGGCTGAGCGGCTTCCCCATCCCCGTGCCGCCGGTACGGCAGCGGAAGAGCGACATCCCGGCTCTCACACGCCATTTCGTAATGGTGAAGAGCAGGGAATTCGGCATCGCGGTCCCGCCCTCGATAGCCCCCGGGGCGCTTCTGCGGCTCATGGAGTACGACTGGCCCGGGAACGTGCGCGAGCTGGAGAACATGGTCGAACGCGAACTGATCCGGCACCGCGGCGGTCCCCTGACCTTCGAGACGATGCTGCCGCGCGAGGAGGGAAGGACAGAAGCCGTTTCCGCCGGCATCGCCCATCCTCACCCTCCGCTGAAGCTGGACGAGGCCATGGCGGCGCACATCTCCGAGGTGCTCAAGCTTGCCAAGGGCAAGATTCACGGGCCCGGCGGGGCGGCGGAATTGCTGGGTGTGAACCCGACGACTCTGCGCACGCGGATGGACCAGCTGGGAATCCAATACCGTCGCCGGGATCGGAGAACCAACTGA
- a CDS encoding pirin family protein, whose product MADVRKIRKVWRSRPTIEGAGVHLKRAFGNQEVPLLDPFLLLDDFRSDDPSKYLPGFPWHPHRGIETITYVLEGDVEHGDSMGNKGDISAGDVQWMTAGSGIVHQEMPRGDARGRMGGFQLWANLPAAHKMMDPRYREVKRSQIPEVALEGGAKAKIISGRVNGAEGPVRDIVIDPEYMDVSVPMGANFRHGVKRGHTVFAYVVSGSAYFDEGRDPYAREELGRNYFDIDRQCLCGPESLVLYGDGDAVSVTAGEEAVRFLLVAGRPIGEPVAWYGPIVMNTEEEIRVAFDEYRRGTFIKGR is encoded by the coding sequence ATGGCGGACGTGCGGAAGATCCGGAAGGTGTGGCGCTCCCGGCCGACAATCGAGGGGGCGGGAGTCCACTTGAAGAGGGCCTTCGGCAACCAGGAGGTGCCCCTGCTCGATCCGTTCCTGCTCCTCGACGACTTCCGGTCGGACGACCCGTCGAAGTATCTCCCCGGGTTCCCCTGGCACCCGCACCGGGGGATCGAGACGATCACCTACGTCCTCGAGGGGGACGTGGAGCACGGAGACAGCATGGGGAACAAGGGGGATATTTCCGCCGGCGACGTCCAGTGGATGACCGCCGGGAGCGGCATCGTCCACCAGGAGATGCCGAGGGGCGACGCGCGGGGCCGCATGGGAGGGTTCCAGCTGTGGGCCAACCTCCCTGCCGCCCACAAGATGATGGACCCGCGATACCGGGAGGTGAAGCGAAGCCAGATCCCGGAAGTCGCGCTGGAGGGCGGCGCGAAGGCGAAGATCATCTCCGGCAGGGTAAACGGGGCGGAGGGGCCGGTCCGGGACATCGTCATCGACCCCGAGTACATGGACGTCTCCGTCCCGATGGGGGCGAATTTCCGCCATGGCGTGAAGCGGGGGCATACGGTCTTCGCGTACGTCGTCTCCGGTAGCGCCTACTTCGACGAGGGACGGGATCCGTACGCGCGGGAGGAGCTGGGGCGGAACTACTTCGACATCGACCGGCAGTGCCTGTGCGGGCCCGAATCGCTCGTCCTCTACGGGGACGGCGACGCGGTATCCGTGACCGCCGGGGAAGAGGCGGTCCGTTTCCTCCTGGTCGCGGGGAGGCCGATCGGCGAGCCGGTGGCGTGGTACGGCCCGATCGTGATGAACACCGAGGAGGAGATCCGGGTCGCCTTCGACGAGTACCGGAGGGGGACCTTCATCAAGGGCCGGTAA
- a CDS encoding type II toxin-antitoxin system RelE/ParE family toxin, with translation MFGDSVAFTVRYHPDVKGEDLPQINARMQERIKRAIETRLMTAPQEYGLPLRKNLGGYWKLRVGDYRVVFKIEGEIVYVLAIRHRKHVYEDVTARIK, from the coding sequence ATGTTTGGGGATAGCGTGGCATTTACCGTCAGGTATCACCCTGACGTCAAGGGCGAAGACCTCCCCCAGATCAATGCGAGGATGCAGGAGCGCATCAAGCGGGCGATCGAAACCCGGCTGATGACCGCACCCCAGGAATACGGCCTTCCGCTGAGGAAGAATCTCGGGGGGTACTGGAAGCTCCGGGTGGGAGATTACCGGGTCGTTTTCAAGATTGAAGGGGAGATCGTCTACGTCCTCGCCATCCGGCACCGTAAGCACGTCTACGAAGACGTAACGGCGCGAATCAAATAA
- a CDS encoding antitoxin, RHH family protein, translated as MPARNPRVNVVLEKPLFDAVGRLAEEEGVSLSTVVRDLVKEAIEIREDVDLGRVAETRARTLRRSRALSHKDVWG; from the coding sequence ATGCCTGCCAGAAATCCGAGGGTCAACGTGGTCCTCGAAAAACCGTTGTTCGATGCGGTCGGCCGCCTCGCCGAAGAAGAAGGCGTATCGCTCTCGACGGTGGTGCGCGACCTCGTCAAGGAAGCGATCGAGATCCGGGAAGACGTCGATCTCGGACGGGTTGCGGAAACGCGCGCGAGGACCCTGAGACGCTCTCGGGCGTTATCGCACAAGGATGTTTGGGGATAG
- the ilvD gene encoding dihydroxy-acid dehydratase translates to MDRPLKHRSNLLTGTPGGADWARRAAARAMLRAVDFSDDDFSRPIVTLACPFTNATPCNDHIRKLGDILSREIVAAGGKPFLFGTPVVSDGETMGMEGMKYSLMSRDLIADCVETMHEGYAADGIVTLSGCDKSIPGALMPILRNNAIGLTLYGGTILPGRYRGEDLTIVSAFEAIGAHAAGRITDGELHEVECRSCPGAGSCGGMYTANTMASVIEAMGLSVPGSASHAAVDRANRISREKRRDCADSARALFLLLRRGIRSRDIATREAFENGIAVMMALGGSTNGVLHLLALAHEARVPLSLDDFHGIGRKVPLLGNFKPFGKYVMADLDRIGGIPMVMRTLLDAGLLHGGCATVTGKTVAENLAGVAPPPGGQDVFATPDRAYAPPGRHISVLRGNLAPEGAVLKLSGKALASHAGPARVFDREEDALDAILGGRIRKGDVIVIRYEGPKGGPGMREMLSPSAALMGAGLGKDVALVTDGRFSGGTHGIMVGHVAPEAQAGGPIAVVREGRRIAIDPGERSIAVEADDADIAGRLARWSAPEPKYPRGVLGKYTRLVGSASKGAVTS, encoded by the coding sequence ATGGATCGCCCGCTGAAGCACCGCAGCAACCTGCTGACCGGAACGCCGGGAGGGGCGGACTGGGCCCGGAGGGCGGCCGCGCGCGCCATGCTGCGGGCCGTCGATTTCTCGGACGACGACTTCTCCCGGCCGATCGTCACGCTGGCGTGCCCCTTCACGAACGCCACCCCCTGCAACGACCACATCCGGAAGCTGGGCGACATCCTGTCCCGGGAGATCGTCGCGGCCGGCGGCAAGCCGTTCCTGTTCGGCACGCCGGTCGTAAGCGACGGGGAGACGATGGGGATGGAGGGGATGAAGTACTCCCTGATGTCGCGGGACCTCATCGCGGACTGCGTCGAGACCATGCACGAAGGGTACGCGGCGGACGGGATCGTCACGTTGTCCGGCTGCGACAAGAGCATCCCGGGCGCGCTCATGCCGATCCTGCGGAACAACGCCATCGGGCTGACGCTGTACGGGGGGACGATCCTGCCGGGCCGCTACAGGGGGGAGGACCTGACGATCGTGAGCGCGTTCGAGGCGATCGGGGCCCACGCGGCGGGAAGGATCACGGACGGAGAGCTGCACGAGGTGGAGTGCCGCTCCTGCCCGGGCGCGGGGTCGTGCGGGGGGATGTACACGGCCAACACGATGGCGTCGGTGATCGAGGCGATGGGGCTGTCCGTCCCGGGCTCGGCCTCCCACGCGGCGGTGGACCGGGCGAACCGGATTTCGCGGGAGAAGCGCAGGGATTGCGCCGATTCCGCCCGGGCGCTGTTCCTGCTCCTTCGCCGCGGGATCCGGTCGCGCGACATCGCGACGCGGGAGGCGTTCGAGAACGGCATCGCCGTGATGATGGCCCTCGGGGGCTCGACGAACGGGGTTCTTCACCTCCTCGCCCTGGCCCACGAGGCGCGGGTTCCCCTTTCGCTGGACGACTTCCACGGGATCGGCCGGAAGGTTCCGCTGCTGGGAAACTTCAAGCCGTTCGGGAAGTACGTCATGGCGGACCTGGACCGGATCGGCGGCATCCCGATGGTGATGAGGACGCTGCTCGACGCCGGCCTTCTCCACGGGGGTTGCGCCACCGTCACGGGGAAGACGGTGGCGGAGAACCTGGCGGGCGTCGCTCCCCCTCCCGGCGGACAGGACGTCTTCGCAACGCCGGACCGCGCGTACGCGCCGCCCGGGCGGCACATATCCGTTCTCCGCGGGAACCTCGCGCCGGAAGGGGCGGTGCTGAAGCTGTCCGGCAAGGCGCTTGCCTCGCATGCCGGGCCGGCGCGGGTCTTCGACCGGGAGGAAGACGCCCTCGACGCCATCCTCGGCGGGCGGATCCGGAAGGGCGACGTGATCGTGATCCGGTACGAGGGGCCGAAAGGCGGGCCCGGGATGCGGGAGATGCTCTCCCCGTCGGCCGCGCTGATGGGCGCAGGCCTGGGGAAGGACGTCGCGCTGGTCACCGACGGGAGATTCTCCGGCGGCACGCACGGGATCATGGTCGGACACGTCGCCCCGGAGGCGCAGGCCGGCGGGCCGATCGCCGTCGTCCGCGAAGGCCGACGGATCGCGATCGACCCGGGGGAACGATCCATCGCCGTCGAAGCGGACGACGCGGATATCGCGGGGCGTCTCGCGCGATGGAGCGCACCGGAGCCGAAATACCCGCGGGGCGTCCTGGGGAAATACACCCGTCTCGTCGGCAGCGCGTCGAAGGGAGCGGTGACGAGCTAG